CGTGTCCCCCTTCAGGGGCTTGGCCAGCGTCACCAGGGCAGCCGCGGGCGCCAGCCCCGGCATGAAGGCATGGGGCACCGCCACGCCCGAGCCCACCGCGCACGAGGACTCTTCCCCACGCTCCCGCAGGCCCTTCACCAGCAGCGCCGCGTCCACGCCGGGGCGCCCTGACGCCAGACGCTCGGCGACCACGTCCAACACGTCATCCCAGCCCGAGCAGGACAACTGGAGCACCATCCGCTCCGGCGCCAGGAGCGGCGCGAGCGGCGGCACGGGGGTGTCCGTCCGGGTGCCGCGCACCGGAAACTCCGCGTCCAGGAAGTCACGCACCCGGGCGAGCTGCCCCCCGGACAGCCTCCGCCGGGCAATCTCCAGGAAGAGCGCCCCGGCGCCCGGCACCTCTTCCAGGTACCCGGCGACATAGGGGCTCACGCGGTTGGCCACGTCCATCAACAGCGCGGGCGGAACGTCCAGCTCGCGGGCGATTGCCGTCAGGCGCTCGGGCGTGGGCGGCGCGTCCACGCCGTTCTCCACGCGGCTGAGGTAGGCACTGGACACGCCGATGCGGCGGGCCAAATCCCGCAGGGACAGGCCCGCGTCCACGCGCAACAACCGGAGGGTGGCTCCCAGATGCATCAGCTCCTCACGGGCAGCGCTCGGGCCGCGTGGGGGCCATTGTCGGCGGCCTCGGGGGTGGCCTCCGCCGCCGACGCCGGCGCCGGGTCGCACACCACCAGCAGCGACCCGGGGGCGTCCCGGACGATGCGCTCGCGATGCAGACCGAAGACCTTGTCCTCGAGTCCCCACTGTGCCCCCACGCCTACGATGACCAGGTCATAGCCGTGGCGCGCCTCCTCGAGCGCGGCCTCGTCGGGCGCGTCGCTGCGAACCACCTTCAGCACCACGCCGCCCTCGGTGGACGGGAACAACTCCTCCACCTGCGCCCGGGCCCCACCATGGCCGCCCAGGTCCGCCGTCACGTGCAGCACCGTCACCTCGGCGCCGGACTGCTTCATCAGCCGCCGCGCCAACGCCAGCGCCGCGCGGTCATGCTGGCTGCCGATGAAGGGCACCAGCACGCGCTTGATGTCCGCCAACCCCCGGTCCACCAGGACCGCCACCGGGCCGCTGGCCTCCTGCATCACCTCATGCACCGTGCCGCCCAACACCGTCTGACTGAAGAGCGGCTTGTGCCAGCCCAGCAGCACCAGGTCCGCGCGCCGGGCCTTGGCCGTGCGGCAGATGTCCTGCGCCGGCTCCCCGGAGACGAACGACAGCGGCCGCACGGAGAGCCCCAGGCTTTCGGCCCGCCACAAGAGCGGCGTCAGCGCGCTGTCCTCCTCCGGGTCCCGCTGCTGCTCGGGCCGCAGCGACGCGCGCTCCGGCGACACCAGGTGCAGGGCATGCAACTGCGCACCCTCTTCCGCGCCCGTCAGCGAGCGCGCCAGCGTGGCCATGCCCGGCCCCGCCTGCCCGTGGGACACGCACATCAACACGCTGTAGGGCACAGCCCCTGGCTCCACCGGCATCGGAACCACCACGCGGTCCCGGGCCAGCTCCTCCGTCGGGTAGATCCACCGCAGCAGCGGCGTGGTGATGAACGTCGTCACCAACGCCATCAGCACC
This genomic window from Myxococcus hansupus contains:
- a CDS encoding helix-turn-helix domain-containing protein is translated as MHLGATLRLLRVDAGLSLRDLARRIGVSSAYLSRVENGVDAPPTPERLTAIARELDVPPALLMDVANRVSPYVAGYLEEVPGAGALFLEIARRRLSGGQLARVRDFLDAEFPVRGTRTDTPVPPLAPLLAPERMVLQLSCSGWDDVLDVVAERLASGRPGVDAALLVKGLRERGEESSCAVGSGVAVPHAFMPGLAPAAALVTLAKPLKGDTPDGQPLRLVVAALDGGHGSVRLVRLAHVARLAAYGLADRLMELRQPAQVLSALSELEALR